TGTGTGTGGAGAACCAGGCTGTTGGGAGGTTTTTTGCTGGTGAACAGACGAAGACGGATTTCCGGGAAGTACTTGGTGTTTTGGAGAAAGTtgaaaaagacaaggaagagCATCGGAACTGGAAGACGAGCCATGGGATGAAGAGGACTTCCATGACTGAGGAATAAAGGCACCGATTGGTGACGGTCTCCTCCCCTTGCCGACCACCGCAccttgcagaagaagaacattCGCAGATTGCCAGGTCAAAACATTATGTGAAAAGGAAGTCAAGGACGACCCACCCATGAGCAGCAGGGAGAACACGGATGGAGGCGAATACCGCTTCGATAGAGATTCATTGATTTTGCATTCGAAGATAAGAAGAATGAGAGGTGCGCGAGTGCGGATGGGGTGAGAATTGTAGACTCGAAGCTTCTGGCAATAATATAGGTTTCGATACCAGCGGAGATTCTCCTGTCCTCTCTGTTCCCTCCGTGTTGTCATCTCTTGAAACCTCAGGTTCAGTTCCGCTTTGTCGTTTCTGGGAGAGGTTCAATTTCTCGCTGAAGAGCAAATGCTCAAACAATGCAGTGAGTGGATCAAACAGATATGGTAAGGACGTCAAAATGGTACGGGCAAATGCCCTGTAGGTGATCCCACCACCACTCTCATCTGGTCGAAAGGCGGCTATGATGGTGTCAGCCTCTTTGCGAATCTCTTCTATCCGCCCAGGACTCATATCAGAGGTGTATTTCTTGACATGCTCGAGCGGTTTTAGAGGTGCGATCGCCAGCAACAGCATGATCAGGCGGCAAAAAGTATCAAGAGAGATTCCCGTCTCGTATACGGTCTTGTCCACACGGTGGTCATGTTTGAACACGTCAATTGCGTCGAGAGATTCCAAAGCCGCGAGGGCAagatcgtcatcttcatcctcatcatacTCGTCATTGGCAGGTTCGTCGATAGAGAACCCGGCCGCATGTGACTTGGCTGGACATGGTTCTTCATCTGTATTTTCAGCCGATGAGtgatcctctttccttcccttctcGGAATGCTGTTCGACATGCTTCCTCCCAACGTCAGCAAGGCTTCCGAAGAGCAGTTTGATCcggtcttttcttcctctgcggAGTACTTTGCCGTAACGCTCAGTCAGCAGTACAACCACTTTCACCATCGCCTCAAACGTCAGAACGCTTGGGGCCAAGGTATTTTGGAACGGGAACGCCGCTAAGTAAGAGACCATCCGGAATAGAACTGGACCAGCATCTAGGGAACTTTCGCCCGCGCTAGAAAAGCTACCATCTGGGATCCCCAGAAAGTCTGAGAGAATCTGCTCATTCCAGTAACGGAGACCTCCTTGCTCTGCTGCTCGTGAGAAAAAGTTGTCTTTGAAGTGCGTCAACTCCAACGGCGTGAAACATTTTGTCGCGAACCGCTCAGCCAGCAAGTGGCTTAGCTCCTCTGATCGACATTAGTTTGTCTTAGAAATAGTCAGGTATTGAATGAGGCCTTCGGGCATGCTTTCCAGTCATGATACCCAACCCTCATTCACACAAAGATGGTATCGCATGGATTCAGGACTAACCCGGAGAGGCTCCACTATAATCGGTTGACTGGCCCGCGCCCATTGTCGCGGAGACTGCGGGGGATTAACCTCTAGATTGTGAAGTATGGCAAGAGTGATCTCAATGAATTGATGGACAAGGCGCGATCTGAATCAGCAAATCCAAGTCAGCCATGCACAGCTCTGGACTGCCACAACTAGAAGCGCAATGAGTTGAACTGATCTGAGAGAAATGTAGATCGGTGGTCTAGAAAGAAGGACAAAAGAGAAGGCGAGGTTGCATGATCCGACGTCAGGCATGGTTGCCTCAGGTGTCTGTGCTCTGGAGGTTCCAGGCCCGTCTCGCTCTTCGGCTGCAGCCGAGTGTtcgaatcatcatcacataATCATCACATCGCAGTCCTGAAAGCCCCGCAGGACCAGCTTGGAAGTCACAGACCGGCGGTCTCCAAATTATTAAAAGTACAGATTGTCTCTTCTGCCTGGTCCGGCACCGTTTGTGTATTTATACGATGCATTAATACGTGAGGCTGGATCTAGGCGTGAACTCCCGACGTTTCCGTCACGTTGACTTCGTTGATTCCACATCAGTCTAGATTGCAAGTGCCCTTGGGACTACAACATCACCACACCAACAccacccatcttcttctcgtccgGAAGGTTCTTGTCATTGATCCCTCCCGCGATGGCAGCCGTACGATAGTTGAACAGGTAGAAGTGGAGTTGACCGTCGCCAGCCCCGAATTTCAACTGCTCCAGGAACAGGGGGTTGTCGTGGGATGTGAGTGCGTTGAAGACGTCAAATTTGGCCTATTTTTGATGTGAGTGGAGAGTATCGGACTGGAAGACCTTTTGGTGGGAATTCAAGGCATT
The nucleotide sequence above comes from Penicillium oxalicum strain HP7-1 chromosome II, whole genome shotgun sequence. Encoded proteins:
- a CDS encoding Restriction of telomere capping protein 5, whose amino-acid sequence is MGAGQSTDYSGASPEELSHLLAERFATKCFTPLELTHFKDNFFSRAAEQGGLRYWNEQILSDFLGIPDGSFSSAGESSLDAGPVLFRMVSYLAAFPFQNTLAPSVLTFEAMVKVVVLLTERYGKVLRRGRKDRIKLLFGSLADVGRKHVEQHSEKGRKEDHSSAENTDEEPCPAKSHAAGFSIDEPANDEYDEDEDDDLALAALESLDAIDVFKHDHRVDKTVYETGISLDTFCRLIMLLLAIAPLKPLEHVKKYTSDMSPGRIEEIRKEADTIIAAFRPDESGGGITYRAFARTILTSLPYLFDPLTALFEHLLFSEKLNLSQKRQSGTEPEKLRVYNSHPIRTRAPLILLIFECKINESLSKRYSPPSVFSLLLMGGSSLTSFSHNVLTWQSANVLLLQGAVVGKGRRPSPIVPMLFLVFFNFLQNTKYFPEIRLRLFTSKKPPNSLVLHTHTVSPLAVRFRQLLAVNTYLQSPMVLLSLTVDVNLESAELFLSQSVTRAFSFLQGTRRWRMRRFKLRIDIYTLEVWGVVPDPELAASAEPSTSAVEAQRAQWTLKLVRQSGAGTSISKRGLAIRQRRVRVVIGNCGSYWRSRTIFWWEHLKRIIDAVELVIEASHRALQLRGKDVSLMKLKNF